The genomic interval ACCATTCGATGATTTTAAAAAAGCGGATCAAAATCTAAATCAAATCTTAGAATTTGATGAAATAAATAATAAAGAAAAAATGCGGGAAGAAGGACTTTATTTTGACTCGGAGATGGATAGATGGATAGATGTTCCAGCTTCTCTTGACAACATAGGAGAGGCAATCCGGAAATTATCAATTGCAAGATGAGGTTAGTATAGTAAAGTTAAACAAATATTTTATGAATGGAGATGAAGAGGCGTACGATGAAAAGTCGCATGCCTCTTCATCTCCATTTGGTTAAAAAATAAAAAAATCTAAAAACTCTAGAAAATAATAAGGTCGATACAAAAATAAACCGGAAGTAAGTTTATATTTGATTTCGAGACTTTTCTCCATAGGGTGGTACATCAATCTATTTTAAAGTAAAGCGAGCGTTATACATAACACGAAACCGCGGTTGTAATGCAAGAAAAATAAAATTTTGAATAAAAATATACGGAGATGAAAATAATGAAAATTGATTTTATAGAATTGAAGTTTAAAGATGAAAAAGGTCATATTAAATCGCTCGATGAATTTTCGGAGATGTTCGAAATGGGATTCTATCTTGTTGAACACCCAGAATGGACAGTTCGGACAAGAGTTATAATGGATATAGATTCGGACTGTGAAAATCGTATATTTAGCTTTGACTTCAATAGGAAAGATATTGAATGGGGGCATTACTGGGTAGACAAGCTTATTCAGAAGTGGACTATCATTTGGGAGTGGTATTATCAATCACATATTGATTCAAATCAGAAATTTACACTAGGATCAACTACGATTGAAGATGCGAAAATGAGATTCGGGGAGAATAGCGAAGAACATAATAGTATCAGGTCCTTATCTAATGTAGCGCTAGAAGAGGAAGTGGGGACGAGTGAATCGGAGTTGAATAGAAATAACATGGAGTGGGTTTTAGATTTCGATGAAAAAAACTCGATAGAACGAATGAGAGAAGAAAAAATGTACTTTGATCATGACTTGAAAATTTGGATTGATTTAGAACATTCTCTTCCAGCTATAAGAAAAATCATTAGAAAAGTAGATACTTTTGAAAGACCTTCCTCAGAAAACTGAAGTATAATCCAATAAAGAAAAGACTTCTTTAATTGGTGGGAAGTATCAAAAGCGTCTAAGTCAGGATTCGATTGCACAAACGAAAGAAGGTTTCAATATAATAATGTGAGCCACTTCCCATCAATTAGATAGGACTGATAAAGCAAGTAGATGAGCAAAATGATTTTAAAACAAGATGTGAATCCTAAAATTTAAAATCTACATCCTGAATATGGACGATGACCTTATCAGGATGAATTGATGGAGTGAAGCCTCAGAATGATTAATGAATTCAGCCGTGAACTACCAGAACTCAAGCCCAACGGCAGGGATAGAGAGTTTAAAAAGTATTCCGATGACATAAAGGCTAGAGTATTGTATGAACACTTAATCAACAATAGGACGCATAGATGGTTAGACATAAACGTTCTAGGCATAACAAGTGGTAATACTAAAGGTCGAGATTCAGCAAACATTCTTTACTATCTAGGAATGAAGGCCGATTACAGAGGTCTTTTTGGTGGTCAGGACATAGTTGACGTCATTTCCAACCTTGGGAATAATCATCAAGATTTTAAGATTGCCATTGAATTGTTGAACCGAAACTATGAGTTGCAAAGACTAGAGGATGTCGTGGGGTTAGATATTGAATCGGAAGAAGTAGAAGAAGGGGGTTTGGTCGAAGGAGGGATTAAGTATCGATATGTCAAAAGCTACGAACGAAAACTAAAAAATAGATTGTTGGCAATCAAGGAACATGGTGTCATCTGTAAGGCATGTAACTTTGATTTTAAAGCCGTTTATGGAGAACGCGGAAGAGAATATATCGAAATCCACCATATCCAGCAACTGAGCGAACTTAGTGAACCTACCGAAATCAACCCTAGAACCGATTTAGTCCCGCTCTGTGCTAATTGCCATAGAATGATTCATCGAAAAAAGGATGAGGTATTGACGATAAATCAATTGATTGAAATCCTAGAAGAGAACAAGAACTGAAATCCGTTAGTCATAGTATGATTTAGGACTTCCAATCAATAAAAGATGTTTTAAGTGCTTGATACAGACTCGAAAGAATTCATCAGAATTTTTTGTGAAGATAGATGCACTTCGAATTTAAATGATAAGCGAAAGAGTGTAAACGTTTCGACATCGAAATGTTTACACTCTATTTCTTTTATGTTTTTTCATATTCTCGAAAGATCAGTATACATTGATAAAAGGATGAGTTTATTGACTTAGGATGAATGAGAAAACGAGTAAGAGCATTTAAGAGTTATTTAAAATAGGGTCTATGAATAAGTGATCAATAATGGTCGTCTAAAATACAAAAAAGAAGACTCATATAGTTACTTATACATAAGTCTTCTCCATCTTATTTGTAGATATCCCGTCGATGTCCAATCTCGAGAATCAAAATCACGACTTTCTCATCTTGGATGTCAGCAATCAGGCGATAGTCGCCAATACGATAATGCCATTCACCCGAACGATTCGAGACGAGTCCCTTTCCATGACGATGCGGGTCATCCGTCCCGACCAGGTTCTTCTTGATCCAGGACATGATAATCCGCGTTTGTTGGGAATCAATCTTCTTAAGTGTCTTTTGAGCCTCGCGCTCAAACTCTATGGTGTATGCCTTCATTCTAAATCAAGGTCCTTCATCATGTCGTCAAACGAGATTGCTTCTGATTTTTTACGGTGCGCTGCCATGGAATCATGATAGAGTTGCAAATCGATTTCGTCTTCAATCCGATCGAGGACGGCATCGCGTACGAGTGTAGAAATCGTGATGTTCTTCGCCTTCGCATATTCCTTGATGAGGCGTGTATCCTGATCATCGAGTCGTACAGAAATGGTACTCATACTTATCATCTCCTTTGTAATACATTGTAATACAATTTCGAATTCTAGTATATATGCAGATGAATTCGATGAGTCAGGATAAAAGTCTCTTAGTAGAAAAAATGAGATGAACATGGTCCTTATCAGTGTTAACTTGACTATACTTATCGACTGCAAACCATAACTATTTTTTCTTCATTCCGAGAGATGGACGCTTAAAATTTGCTTGAACGGAACAATCTCGACGTTAAGGTTTCGTTTCACGAGATGAACCTCTTCTCGCACATAGTCGAGCTTCTCGATGAAGGCATCGAAACGATAAGTCAAGGGACCTTTCATCGCTGTTACAGTAACGATATCTCCGCTGAATATGGCATCGTTCAGTGCATTCTCTATGGTCCCGTAGATGGATTCTTCCGTATCATCGAACTGGAAATGATGAACGTCTTGATAGGATCGTTTCAGCATTAACTTGTGGTCTGGCATCAAAAAAGGCATCCATTTCTTATTGCCCCGGTCTTCATAACGTACAAAGTCACTCCTTTACATAAAAAGAACATTAGTTCTTTTTATGTACCTCGATTTCCTGATTTTTAATCCATGCTTTCAATATCATTTCAATCTTATCGACTATTTATAAGAAAGAAATAGCGATAATCACTTCATTGCCGACTTAGAGTCACTATATCTTGTAAGAAAAGTATTACATCTATCTCCATTCGATGTGTATGATACTCTCTTGTCGCTTCGGATTGAAGGACAAGTTGGTGTGATTGCTCCTCTTTTTAATTCTTTCTACTTTGTAAACGTTCCTATCAAAAGGGTTAGCTTTAGTGAACCGATTGACTATGTAGAATTGATTAGATAAATAACAAGCTTGATTATAGTAAAATGATAATCGGTACCTTAAAACGATGGAGGTCATTTAATGATAAGAAAAGAAACACCAATAGAAGAATTTTTGCTCGAAGCAATGAATCATGCGGGTGTCTCTTTGCCCATCATGGTTGGGGAAGGAGCATGGCACCTGGCATGGAAAGTGACGAGAGAGGATGAAGAGTTGGTGCTTCGAATCCCCAAAAAAATTGCTTACGGAAAGCCAGTTCCATTCGATCGAGACGCATTAACTGCAGAATATTCTGCAACAAAATGGTATTACGAATCCGTGAATAAAATGGTCCCAGGTGGTGCACCAGAGTTTTTTAAATTTCATGTTACGCCTGAACTCACGTATACGTTGGAGTCATTTGGCGGAAAATCATTGCTTTTAAGAGAAATGTCGCTATTCGATGCGTTGCGTGTAGGTAGACAAATTGGAGCCATCTATCGAAAAATGGAAAGTCTTACGCCTGAAATTGAGGGATTTGGTCGTTTAGCATGGACAGAAAATAAAGGACTCCATGGAACTATAAACGAGGAATTTCAGACGTTTTTTCAAGAAAAAAGTCTAAATCACGTCCATAATTATCAAAAACTAGTTAACGCGTATCCGATGTTTCAAGACAATAGGGTGGAACATGCACTTCAAATAGTGACTACGAATCGAAATCGCCGAATCGTTTCGGCAAGATTAGTCAATCAAGACGTCTCGCCTGAAAACATTTTGTTGAGAGGGGACAGCGTCTGCCTGATTGATCCATACCCGATTGTCTATGAACCTCGTGAGATGGCCGGTAATTTCATGAACTTGTACGAGACTTTATTTAGAATGTTAGCAAAGACCCCACGCTATAAAAAACACCAGTTTGAGAAATGTGAGGATATTCTAAAGGCTATAGCTACAGGATTTCTTGAGGGATATAGTGATGGTGATCTAGCTGTTTCTCAAGAAGTCAGAGGTGAGCAGTACCTTCAATTGCTCGAAACGGCTTACCAACATCATTGCTTGTTGATTAGAACATTGACGTCAGAGGATATCATTCGATACGGACATCGGAAAGAAATCGAAAAGCGTCTCGCTATTTTAGGTGATGAGATAAAACAATTTGCCGAGACTTACTTCTTCTGACTTTTGTGTATTGAATACCTGACTTACGAATATCTCGACTTGCACTTATGTTAGGAATAATAAATGGTGAGGGACTAGTTTACTAACCAAGTAATCGTGCAATCTTCTTGAACTATATGAAGTAAATCTATTTGCTCTTTTGTAAGATTTTCTTAAGCTTAATTTGTGACGGAAAATTAATCGATTGTATGGGTGAATCAATGCGACATTTTATTGTGGTTGCGTTCCCCAAGCGTGTTATTCCAATTATCAGAAATGGAATTTATTTTCACCTTTTAATCTTGACAGGTTGAGTTATCGCAAGTAAGTAAAAGTGACGTTGGTAGTACAATCTGTACCTGTGTAT from Exiguobacterium sp. Helios carries:
- the relB gene encoding type II toxin-antitoxin system RelB family antitoxin: MSTISVRLDDQDTRLIKEYAKAKNITISTLVRDAVLDRIEDEIDLQLYHDSMAAHRKKSEAISFDDMMKDLDLE
- a CDS encoding YolD-like family protein, encoding MPDHKLMLKRSYQDVHHFQFDDTEESIYGTIENALNDAIFSGDIVTVTAMKGPLTYRFDAFIEKLDYVREEVHLVKRNLNVEIVPFKQILSVHLSE
- a CDS encoding type II toxin-antitoxin system RelE/ParE family toxin, with product MKAYTIEFEREAQKTLKKIDSQQTRIIMSWIKKNLVGTDDPHRHGKGLVSNRSGEWHYRIGDYRLIADIQDEKVVILILEIGHRRDIYK
- a CDS encoding HNH endonuclease, whose translation is MINEFSRELPELKPNGRDREFKKYSDDIKARVLYEHLINNRTHRWLDINVLGITSGNTKGRDSANILYYLGMKADYRGLFGGQDIVDVISNLGNNHQDFKIAIELLNRNYELQRLEDVVGLDIESEEVEEGGLVEGGIKYRYVKSYERKLKNRLLAIKEHGVICKACNFDFKAVYGERGREYIEIHHIQQLSELSEPTEINPRTDLVPLCANCHRMIHRKKDEVLTINQLIEILEENKN